Genomic segment of Bacillus sp. SM2101:
GAGGGCGATAACCCTCATAGCATACTTGGTGAACTAAATATCAAAAGAGTCAATTAGATGAAATAACAACGTCAACCGAGCTTAGGCCATCTCTAACAGTAGCAATAATTCTATGAGTTTTAGTATCAATAACAGACACTGTATGATTCCCAAAGTTTGTTACATAAGCAGATTTTCCTTCTGAAGTGAAGGCTATAGCATGGGGTTGATCCAAACCATCCGAAATAGTAGCAATAATTGAATGAGTACTAGTGTCAACGATGTTAACGTTTCGATTATTTATATCTCTGTTAGAAGCATAAACCATTTCCCCATTAGGAGAAAAAGTAACGAAGAATGGCACAGTACCTAATGGTGGAGTAGTAGCAATAACAGAATGAGTTTTAGTATCTATTACTGATAGACCTTCGATGTCCTTAAGTATATATGCTAATTTTTCATCACGAGTAATTGATATAGCTGTTGGATACCTTCCAACTTGGACAGTAGCAATAATAGAGTGAGTTTTGACGTCGATGACAAAAACTGTATTACCAGGAAAATTAGAGTTACCGGTATTTAGAATATAAGCTATTTTACTATCAGGGGTAAATGCTATGCTAGATGGGTTATCTTCAACTGAAATCGTCGTAATAACGACATGTGTCTTCGTATCGATAACAGACACTGTATTACCTGGTTGGCTTAATAATCCAAAATTAGTAATGTAGGCAAACTTCTCATCGGGAGAAATGGAAATGTTAAGTGGGGTGGCTAACGGATTATCTCCGACTAAAACATTAGCAATAATTGAATGAGTCTTCGTATGGATTGTGGGAAGCCATCCACCCTTACAGTGACTATGACAGAGCGAGTCTTGGTATCAATGACGGATAGATCCCTTGAATTAATGTTTGAAACATATGCGAGACTCATTTTTTAACCACCTTTTGTAAAGATAATATAGTGTATGAGAAGATATGTAAATAAATGTATAAATCACCTAGTAGAATCAATGATAGTTTTGTTTACTAAAAAAAAAGACTGCCCTTTATAAGGTCTTAACAAGGGCAATCCTTTAAACACACATTTCCGTTGTTATTGTGATTTGCCATCCACCTGCAATATCACCTTGACCACTTCCATCATTATCGAAAATAAATAAAGACCATATACCATTTGGATCCTCAGAATTAAAAATACTTAATTGTGGACTATGAGGAGCTGGCGGTGGGGGATTATCTGGGTCTATTGTTGGTTTAAAAGTACCAGAAACAATTGGAGAAGGGATAATATCCTCTGCATCATCTGTAAGCGTAAGTGTAACGTTATTAATTGGAATAGCAAATCCTATATCGTTCATAAGAAATATTGTAGAACCACTAGGGGCTAATAGAAGGATTTGTATATCATTTGGATGTGAATGGCTTAAATCAATAATTGTAGCAGTGACTTTAGTAATTGTCCCTTTTAAGCCAGAAACGCTGATGTTTGATGGATAAGGTGTTGCGATTGCACCTTGATTAATAGTGATTGGGTTTAAATTAGCAAAAGTTTTTGTAAATGACACACATTTTTTCTTGGAATTACAACCACATTTAGATTTGGAATATATATACGACAAAATTTCACCTCCACTTCATATAAAACTATATACTTTATAAGATGCAGAAAGTTAGAGATGTGTATAGGTTTATTATTTAAAAAAAAGCTGATTTTAGTAAACACAAGATAGATTGTATTTGAAAGGGGGATGTTCAGTAGAAAAAAATGAGAGGTTAATCAAACTAAATGTACAATATGTTACATTCACCTAATGTTACTCAACAATATGGCGCAAGAAGGTAGTAAAGGCTATCTGGCCTACCTTAAGGCCTACCATTAAAATTATTTATTTACTTATTACATTAATACAAACTTAACTATAAGAACTTACATAACATAAAGTACACCATAATTATCATCGTCTCTCTCTGTTTTCTCCTTTCACGAAAAAACAGTAAGAGTTTTGCATACCTTTATTATAACGAGTATTGAATAGAGGTGGTTTTGTTTGACTACGACCGTGATTGATGTGAAAACGCATAGAATGATTACCACGTTACCCATTGGTAATGCTTTTTTTCTATCCTCAGTCTTTACACCAGACGGTAAATTCGCTTATATCACGAACAGGGGTGGTAGCACTGTATCTGTCATCGATGTAAAAACACATATCGTGATCGCGACTGTGCAGGTTGGGAACAATCCAACTGGAGTCACCTTTACACCGGACGACTTTTACTCCGGACGGTAAACTCGCCTATGTTACGAACTCTGGTAATCTTACTGTGTCTGTCATCGATGTGAAAACGCATATTGTGATCGCGACTGTAGAGGTTGGATCAAGTCCATTGAATATAGCCTTCACTTCAGACGGAAAATTCTCCTATGTTACGAATAATGGTGGTACCACTGTATCTATCATCGATGTGAAAACGCATACTGTGATTGCTACTGTTCAGGTTGGGATCATACCCTTTCTAGTCGCTTTCACACCAGATAGTATGCTCGCTTATGTCACGAACAATGATGATACCACTGTAACGGTTATCGATGTGAAAACGCATACTGTGATTGCGACTGTGCAGGTTGGGCGTGCTCCAATTATAGTCGCCTTCACACCAGATAGTAAACTCGCTTATGTGACGAATTTTGGTGATACCACTGTATCGGTCATTGATGTGAAAACACATACCGTGATTGCTACTGTACAGGTTGGAACTAGACCATCTGGGGTCGTCTTCACACCAGATGGTAAACTCGCTTATGTCGCGAATAATTCCGATCGGGGTTCTGTTTGTGTCATCGATGTGAAATCTCATAGCTTGATTACGACTGTACGGGTTGGATTCCCAGCAGGTATAGTCGCCTTCACGTCAGACGGAAAAATAGCTTATGTAGTTGAAGAATAGTGGACTCAATGATTAGTGAATCGATTGGTTCCAGTTCTTCAGTAATGATAAATTAGAACTTTTTTATTTTGCATAATTAGGAATCTACTTTGGGGCATATAGTAGATTAGCTCCCTATATCTCCATTAAGGTGTGAAAGCCGGACTCCTCTCCCATAGATCAGAATAGTATAAGAAAAATATTGACAAATTGAATTTCAATATATAGAATTTTAAAAAATTACATAAAATAAACGCTTTGATTAGGAGTATTAAGGATAAGTTATTGTATAGAGAGCTGTCGGAAGGTGCAAGACAGTCAATAACATCCCCAACTCGCCTAGGAGTGGATAGATTGATATCTAAGTCTATACGGTTAACTTCCGTAACAAAGTCCTAAGATGTTTCGTTTAGCGAAAATGAAACAAGAAGAGTGGTACCACGATAAAAATCCTATCGTCTCTTTAAGAGATAGTAGGATTTTTATTTTATAGAAAAGAATTTTTAAGAGGTGAATTACAGTGGAAGATTGTTTTATTTGTAACAAGCATACTGGAAATGTTCAAACTTCAGGAGTAACCATTTATGAAGATGATTATGTTTATGTTAGTCACATCGATCAAGATAGCAAACCACATTATTTAGGGCATATAATGATTGACTTAAAAAGACACATTCCAACATTGGGTGATATGAAAGTTGATGAAGCACAGGTGTTTGGAATGGTCATGGCAAAAGTAAGCAAAGCTCTTATTGAAAGCGAAAATGCTGAACATGTTTATTCATATGTTTTAGGCGATGCTGTTCCTCATCTGCATATGCATATAGTTCCACGTTATCCAAATACCCCAAAAAAGTATTGGGGACCTTCAGCTGTTTATGACTGGGAAAATGCTCCTATGGGTGATAACGTTGAGGTTATAAGGCTGTGTAATCGTTTAAAAGCATATTTGGAGATGCATTGATATGGGAAATTCAATTAGTGAATTTAGTTGGGTTGGGAGCCAAGAAAATTTCGTAGACTTAATAACTGTAAACAATATTAAGCACGTATCCATAGGACGGTTCGGTGGTAACTCCCTTGAAGGTCAATATAAAAATGAAGATGGCTGCTTAATTTGGATAGATGAAAAAGTAAATTGGGAATTTACTGTTATTTTAGATGCACACCATTCAGCCGAAAGTGCTGAATTAGTATTAGAGCAATTCTCAAAGAGAAAGTTAGATATACAACTTATATTATCCTTACCATATGAACAGACATTAAAAAATATAGAGGGAACAATTGTAAACTTGTTTCAAGAAGATGCATTTCTTACTGCTTGTCGAAAAGTTAAGGGGGAAACAGCTTGTCTGATCGTTCTAAGAAAGGATAAATATGTTTGGTGGTTTTCTATAGGTGATTGTATTTCTTACGTATTTCATCCAGAGCTTGCCAATCGGGGTCAATATCAAATAAACCAACGACAATTCTACGAATGGGTTGGACTAGTCAACACATTTGACCAAATAGTTCCCTGTTACAGTAGTGGTATAAGAGAACTAAGAAAAGGAACAAACTGTATATTTTTAACAACTGACGGGCTGATTGAATGTCCTAATGAACCTTTCTCTTCTCCAAAAGAGATATATAATGTAATGAGAAGACATCAAATTGATGAAGGAGTTAATAAATTATTACAATCTATCAAGCGGAATAGTGTTAAAGATAGTACAACAATCATTTCTTGGGAAGTGAATATAACTAAAGAAGTGGCAAGACCAAGTGATGAATAGAATGGACACTTGTTTATATTCAACTTAGGTAAGGGGGGCAGTTTCTTGAAGTCCACTACCTAATAACAAAGTAAACAATCTGGCGCAAAAATAGAATAAAGGCTATCTTGACTACTATAAGGATAATGTCTATTTAATAATTACTGGCTGACTGATCTGGTAATCAGGCAAGTAGTATATAAGGTTCTACCTCTAGAGTTTTCATTATTTTCGAATGTGAGTTTAAAAAAGAGAATGGGAGGTTATCGGGAATAATAAAAATTCCTAAAACACTTTCTCTTCCAAATTACTTATAGAAAACAATAGATAGGTACATTGTTATGGATACACGTGGGGAACTCATTTGAAACGAACAGAAGATGATGTGAAAAAATTATCTATTCAAAAGTAGAAATTGACCTGAAACCAATAAACTAAATCTTAAAAGGTGGGTCCAGCTAACCCCTTTTATAATGAGACTTTTTTTTAATAGAGGAACAATATTGTGGAATAAAGTGTGTTTAAATATTAATTTTTTGGAATCATTCATTTTAAGTGAGGAGTTCTTAAAAAGTACAGAAATAAATTAAAGGGAGTATTACTTGATGATAGAAATTTTTTCTGTTTATATTCCAGCTTTTGAAGAAGAAAGAAAAATTAGAATTTATCTTCCTAATGACTATAATCTCGTTGAACGTAGGTATCCAGTGATATATATGCATGATGGTCAGAATGTTTTTCGAGACAATGATGCAATCGGAGGGGTTTCCTTAGAACTCGAAACATATTTAAATGAAAAAAAACTAAATGTAATTGTTGTAGGAATAGACCAGAATAAGGAAGAGAGAAAGAATGAATATTGTCCTTGGGTAAATGGGGAATACAGTAAAAAATTGAGAGGAGAAATTGAGCCTTTCGGTGGAAAAGGAAAGCAGTATATTAATTTTATTATAAATGAATTAAAACCTCTTATAGATGATAAATATCGTACGTTAATAGATCATTCTTCAATGGCAGGAATTTCATTAGGTGGTCTTATTACTACTTATGCTTGTTGTAGATATCCTAAAGTCTTTAAAAATATCGTAATAATGTCATCCGCTTTTTATGCTAATCAAGAAAATATTGAAGAGTTATTAAGAAATACGGATTTATCTGAAATTAATAGTTTTTATCTCGATTGCGGAACAAATGAAGCAGGTGAAGGAACAATAATTAGTAAAGAATTTGTAAACTCAAATAAATCTGTATATGATATTCTAAAAGAAAAAATTCCTACTATTAATTTCAATATTATTGATGGTGGTGAACATAATTATTTGCATTTTAGGAATAGAATTCCTGAGTTATTTAACCATTTAATAAACTAAGAGTTTACATAATCATTATATATTAACGTATTATCAATTATATTTATTAGCTTCAAATTATAATCCCCCCACTTTCAGTTTACTTGGGTAGGGCCATAAAGTTTATCTAAAATGTTCTTTTTTATCAATGAGTCTCTTATAGGAATTTAAGGTGTGAATGATAAAGCTCCTTCAGAATAATCTTCACAATCTGGCGCTAATCTGACATAAGGATTAGCGTCTTTATCATTTTAGGTCCATATTGTGGAATAACAAGTATTTTGATTTATCTATTTTATGGATCCATAGTTGTAGACATTTTAGTAGACACAATACCCACTGAGTCTATTAAGCCCAATTTATGGTTTTTTTATATTGTCTTAAATATGGATTAAGGGAGTCAAATGATGGAGTAACGGTTTGTAAACATGGAAAGAAGAATGAACAAGGTTTAGCAAAGGTTGGCAGTAGCAGAATCAAACATTAAGGATATTAAAGAGGACTTACCTTCTATTAAGAATAATACAACCTGGATTATCAGGTTAATCATCGGAGCTTTCATAATGGCTGTTTTAGGATTACATACAAGGGGGAATTTAATTGGGATATTGGTGTTGTTGGGCATTATTAATAATCCTATTACTAAAAACAAAGGTTTTGGAATTCTACAATCCCTCTTTTTGTTTCTATATCAATTGGATTCTTAGGAATAGGATTTTTATGTGTATTGTCTATAATGCCCAGTGATTGATTTGTCAGTTAATCGGGAATAATAAAGTTCTTAATAAGGTTATATGAAAGAGAATAGAAATTATGGTGAACATCCAGAGTATATGTAAGCCATCAGGGAGGGGAGAGTGATAATAAAGGGTGTACTTTATGGTATGTAATATATTTAATTAATCTTGTATTAATGTGATAGGTCAAATTAATCAATTTTATGCAACACAATGATTAGTGAGTCGATTAGTTCCAGTTCTTCAGCAATGAAAAATTGGAACTTTTATTATTTTATACAAACATGATCTACTTTGTGGTATATAGTAGTTTAACTCCCTGTACCCCTTATAAACATAGACACCTGTACATTTTTGTCACGCTATATTTATTAGTCCAACCTACTTTAGAAAAGAATCATACATATAAAGTATAAACAATTATAGGAGGTGAAGTTACTATGAAAGATAAAGACTGTAAATGCAGGGTCGTTCCACCAACACCACAGGGGCCACAGGGACCTCAAGGGAAACAAGGACCACAAGGACCACCCGGGCCAATGGGACCTCCAGGGATGCCTGGTAGCGCATTAGGTTTTTGTGAAATAATCGGCCCCACAACTGAAAATTCTAGTGACGAAGACGTTCCCTTTGGAACTGCAGGTGATTGTGTAGGTTTTGTACTTGATAACTCTCCCAATGATATACTCCTTCCAGCTGTAGGCTTTTATCAAATAACCTATGGAATTAATACTGAATTTTTTGATGGCGGGGGGGAAATAACATATACGGCTGTTAGTAGTATGACTGGGACTATTCAAGGATCTAGCGCTGTCACGGAAGGTATGGGTGGTTTTACCATACCAGCATCAAAATCAGTTTTATATCAGAGTACTATACCAAATGATAGAATTTCACTAAATGCGAGTATTACCAATAATGCAGTATACAATTCTCAAACTCTTAAAATAATTAGATACACATAATAAATTTGTTAAACACTCTTATAAAACAAAAAGTGCCTTTGTATAAAAAATATAGTTAAATAGAATAATATTTTGGAGGTGAAAAAGGTGTATGGTAAGGACAAGGATTGTAAATGTAGGGTAGTTCCACCACTACCACAAGGACCACAGGGACTACCGGGGAAACCTGGGCCACAGGGTCCACAGGGGCCAATGGGACCTCCAGGCATGCCCGGCAGTGCGTTAGGGTTCTGTGAAATATTCGCTCCAACAGATGAGAATACTAGTATTCCCATGGTTCAATTTGGCATTCCTGGTGATTGTGTAGGTTTTGTACTTGATAACTCTCCCAATGATATACTCCTTCCAGCTGTAGGCTTTTATGAAATAACCTATGGAATTAATACTGTGTTTTTGGAAGATGGTGGGGGGATGATAACATATATTGCTGTAAGTAGTGCTAGCGGACCTATTCAAGGATCTAGCGCAGTCACACAAAGTAATCAGAGTGGTTTTACTATTCCTGCATCAAAGTCAGTTTTATATCAAAGTACTATGCCAAATGATAGAATTTCATTAAGTGCAACTATTTCCGGGGCAGTATATAATTCTTCAACACTTCAAATAGTTAGATACACTTAATAAACTGTTAGGCACTCACTCTTCCAAAATAAAAAGTACGTTTTAATAAAATGAATAACATTTGTTTCTGTAGCTGTTACAGAAGAGTGGGATCAGTTGGATTATGATGCTGAAATATATTACCAATCGTTTAAAAGATGAAGGTGATATATATAAATCGTTAATACCCATGCTAAGTGAAATTGAAACACCAATGTTACTTCTATTAGGACAACATGATCCTGTTACTTGCGAGAAACAAATTGAAGCATTTAATAAAAATGGAAAAAACAGAATGGTTTATGTATTTGAGAATAGTGGGCATACGCCACATTATGAGAAAGCAAATGTATTTACGGATGTTGTTGTTGATTATATTAATACTAAAGTGAATGAATAAATAAAGGAAGTGGGAACCTTTGGACCCTGCTTCTTTATTAATGAGACATGGGTTATAAAATTCTAGGTTGTGAAAAATTGTTATTAAACAATCTGGCGCTAATCTATATCAATTGGATTTTTAGGAATAGGATTTTTATGGGAATTGTCTATAATGCCAGTGATTGATTAGTCAGTTAATAGAGAAAAACAAAATCCTTAACAAGGATATTTTAAACAGAATAGAAAGAGAGTCAGATAATGAAAGGAATGTAAATCATGGAGAGGTTTTTATTTTTATTTGGCATTATTGTACTAGCATTTAGTGCTATCTTTTTTGTAATGATTTTTATGGGAGAATATGATGGCGCTACGCTCATAATGTCGGTATTAGGAATGTTAAATGGAAGTATTGCGATTGGAGTTTCTGAGATTCTAGGTAGACTCAAGAAAACATAATGATTAATGAGTCTAGAATTAGGCTAACGATTTTTCTGAATCTGTTGTTCCACAATATGGTGCAAGAAGTTAGTAAAGGCTATATGGAATACCTTAAGGATAGTTACCTATTAAGGAAATACAAGTGATAATGTGTATCGTATCCTACATAAATTAGCCTTCAACGATCTGGCCCCTTTCTTTAAGAAGGGTGCTTTTTCAATGAACTATTGTTAGTGGGACAATCATAAATGAAGGAACTAATAAAAGAAAATATAATAGGATGAAAGAGAAAAGGATGTCTTTCGACTAACGAGTATGTTAGTTGATGAAGCAAATATTGTTAGTCACATTTTTATAGAGGAAATGTGGTTTGTTTTATTGAATTAATATTTATCTATAATTTATAGGGAGAGTATTAATGAAGAAAGAGTTTAAGATTTATTACGGAGAACATAAATCTCAATTTGGTGTATTACGAATCCCTGAGAATTCAGAAACTTACCCAGTAATAGTTTTAATTCACGGAGGGTTTTGGCAAGCAAGATATAACTTAGAAGAAAATAATCCGATTGCTGATGATTTAACGAATAGAGGATTTGCTACTTGGAACATCGAGTACCGGAGAGTAGGAGAAGACCGAAAAGGATGGACTGGAACATTTAATGATGTTATTAGTGCTATTAATCATCTATCCAAGATAAAGGAGCTATATCCCCTAGATATCTCAAATGTAACTGTTATAGGTCACTCAGCAGGTGGACATTTAGCCCTTTGGTTGGGTTCAAGAATTAAAGCTAATAACGATGGAACATTTAATGAGCTAATGGTTTGTATAAAGAAAGTTATCAGTTTAGCAGGTGTTACGGATTTGGTTAAGATGTGGGAAATCCACGAACTAAAGGGAATGAAAAGTCATGTAGCTGCACTATTAGGTGGAGGTCCACAAGAGGTACCCGAACGCTATGAACTGTTTTCTCCCATAGAATTATTGCCAATGAAAGTGGAACAAGTATTAATACATGGTGAGTTAGATCGTCATGTTCCAGTTGAGTTAAGCAAGAATTATTACCAAAGTGCTATGGGGAAAGGAGAAAAAGTTAAGTTAGTTGTTATACCAGAGATAGAACATTTTAAGATCATTGATCCAACTTCATCTGCATGGGGCTCAGTTGTAGATTCAATCTAAATTCTTTCTTGAACTATAGGCAGTTTAGAGGTAGAAAAGCCAAACAGAAAAGTTTGGCTTTTACATATGTACCATATAAGTTTTTCTCTACATTAAGAAATTTGGCTTGAAATTAGTTGAAATTCATACTAAATGGGACATAAGGTTTATTTTTTTCCTGATATTCCTTAATTATTTCAAGTGAAAATGGATAAAGTGCTGTCTTTAATGCACTTTGTGTTAGTTCATAGTTAGTGTTAGTTTTCTCACCATTTGCAACTGAAAAA
This window contains:
- a CDS encoding alpha/beta hydrolase-fold protein, producing the protein MIEIFSVYIPAFEEERKIRIYLPNDYNLVERRYPVIYMHDGQNVFRDNDAIGGVSLELETYLNEKKLNVIVVGIDQNKEERKNEYCPWVNGEYSKKLRGEIEPFGGKGKQYINFIINELKPLIDDKYRTLIDHSSMAGISLGGLITTYACCRYPKVFKNIVIMSSAFYANQENIEELLRNTDLSEINSFYLDCGTNEAGEGTIISKEFVNSNKSVYDILKEKIPTINFNIIDGGEHNYLHFRNRIPELFNHLIN
- a CDS encoding YncE family protein, which produces MHTKTHSIIANVLVGDNPLATPLNISISPDEKFAYITNFGLLSQPGNTVSVIDTKTHVVITTISVEDNPSSIAFTPDSKIAYILNTGNSNFPGNTVFVIDVKTHSIIATVQVGRYPTAISITRDEKLAYILKDIEGLSVIDTKTHSVIATTPPLGTVPFFVTFSPNGEMVYASNRDINNRNVNIVDTSTHSIIATISDGLDQPHAIAFTSEGKSAYVTNFGNHTVSVIDTKTHRIIATVRDGLSSVDVVISSN
- a CDS encoding cytochrome D1 domain-containing protein: MGTIQLESPLHRTTFTPDGKLAYVTNSGNLTVSVIDVKTHIVIATVEVGSSPLNIAFTSDGKFSYVTNNGGTTVSIIDVKTHTVIATVQVGIIPFLVAFTPDSMLAYVTNNDDTTVTVIDVKTHTVIATVQVGRAPIIVAFTPDSKLAYVTNFGDTTVSVIDVKTHTVIATVQVGTRPSGVVFTPDGKLAYVANNSDRGSVCVIDVKSHSLITTVRVGFPAGIVAFTSDGKIAYVVEE
- a CDS encoding alpha/beta hydrolase, which translates into the protein MLKYITNRLKDEGDIYKSLIPMLSEIETPMLLLLGQHDPVTCEKQIEAFNKNGKNRMVYVFENSGHTPHYEKANVFTDVVVDYINTKVNE
- a CDS encoding hemolysin XhlA family protein, with the translated sequence MAVAESNIKDIKEDLPSIKNNTTWIIRLIIGAFIMAVLGLHTRGNLIGILVLLGIINNPITKNKGFGILQSLFLFLYQLDS
- a CDS encoding cytochrome D1 domain-containing protein — encoded protein: MTTTVIDVKTHRMITTLPIGNAFFLSSVFTPDGKFAYITNRGGSTVSVIDVKTHIVIATVQVGNNPTGVTFTPDDFYSGR
- a CDS encoding protein phosphatase 2C domain-containing protein; the encoded protein is MGNSISEFSWVGSQENFVDLITVNNIKHVSIGRFGGNSLEGQYKNEDGCLIWIDEKVNWEFTVILDAHHSAESAELVLEQFSKRKLDIQLILSLPYEQTLKNIEGTIVNLFQEDAFLTACRKVKGETACLIVLRKDKYVWWFSIGDCISYVFHPELANRGQYQINQRQFYEWVGLVNTFDQIVPCYSSGIRELRKGTNCIFLTTDGLIECPNEPFSSPKEIYNVMRRHQIDEGVNKLLQSIKRNSVKDSTTIISWEVNITKEVARPSDE
- a CDS encoding alpha/beta hydrolase; this encodes MKKEFKIYYGEHKSQFGVLRIPENSETYPVIVLIHGGFWQARYNLEENNPIADDLTNRGFATWNIEYRRVGEDRKGWTGTFNDVISAINHLSKIKELYPLDISNVTVIGHSAGGHLALWLGSRIKANNDGTFNELMVCIKKVISLAGVTDLVKMWEIHELKGMKSHVAALLGGGPQEVPERYELFSPIELLPMKVEQVLIHGELDRHVPVELSKNYYQSAMGKGEKVKLVVIPEIEHFKIIDPTSSAWGSVVDSI
- a CDS encoding HIT family protein yields the protein MEDCFICNKHTGNVQTSGVTIYEDDYVYVSHIDQDSKPHYLGHIMIDLKRHIPTLGDMKVDEAQVFGMVMAKVSKALIESENAEHVYSYVLGDAVPHLHMHIVPRYPNTPKKYWGPSAVYDWENAPMGDNVEVIRLCNRLKAYLEMH